ctcaataaagcaactaaaatagaatacaaaaatatatatgtaacaaagtgtaaagccataggctcacacaagttccgtaaataatccagatttggagcacagcatcatagttatCACAGCttgttggttgttagaggtaaggaagcgttttaaagtaaatttCAAATTATTCTTTAAAGGCAGAAAAAACAGgttgggtattgagaaacttacatttattaatataaaacttagccaatagtataatgaggttgcaaaggtaaaattcccttTCAAATTATTTCCtcccaaatagcacatctttaagacAAAGTacacatttgtcatgaatattgtccaggatgaaaggACAGATGCCCTGCCATAGTGATCGAGTGCGATCACAAGTCTAAAACGAGTGGTAAACAATCTctggatgcatgttacataaggtgcaggtaacatcaatgtccttgtatctaaccatcacagtctttacagggtaataacCATGAATGATTTTGAAAGAAATCTCTTTGACTGTGTTCGTAAATTGTTAGTAAGAGACCatgttttgacccagcagatgtcattcacaAAGCCCCCTTTTTGCTAATCACTGTGTTCATGTAGCAGATGACGTCATCTATAATTGTCTATTTTCAGATTGAGGTGGATGAGAAAGGTAAGATCGTGGATGCCAAGTTCAAGACGTTTGGCTGCGGATCAGCCATTGCTTCCAGCTCTTTAGCAACCGAGTGGGTTAAAGGGAAGTCGGTGAGTCTAGACGCAAATGAAGAAGGAAGGTTTTTGCTCCTTTCACATTTTGTTGATGTTGCTCTCGTCCGTTGTGTCTTGCAGGTCGATGAAGCTTTGAGGATCAAGAACACAGACATTGCCAAAGAGCTCTCACTTCCGCCTGTGAAACTTCACTGCTCCAGTAAGGAAGatttcatcatcctcatcatttctttttattcctttcatgaaactacatatatacaagccatatacagtgaCACTTTCAAAGATGACGAGTACACTAATACTAACACTTAGCATTTTGAGTGCGTTCCAACGACAACTACGGTAAAATAAGTATGCTTCGGCACTCGGATGTTGCATTCAACACACCCTAATTGGGGAGTGTGTGACAGTCAACCCTAGTAGGACTACTAGTCCATCCAGATCCTTTTAAAAACTGACTACAATGATGAGAGGTGACTAGAATTTAAGTTTTATTCTACAAAAAATGATAAAGTACAAGCAACAGCGTTATTAGAGCGAACCAAGCCGTCAAAAATCCAGAACAATCTCGCAAATGGTTGACGTTTCTCATGCTTTTGTCCACTTTGGTTGCTGCATCTTGGCAGGGATCGAAACTAAAAGTTAACTTGACGTGTGTGCCAAGCGCACAAACTTTCTTCTCCACTCTCCCTTCTCTTTCCTGGTACCTTTTTCCTCCGGAACCTAACTAAATGAGCTATAACGTGTGTTGCAAAAAAGGGAAAAACCCAGGGTGCAGTCATTGTTATGTCCATGAACAGGATGTACTGCACGGGGCGgtttagctcggttggtagagtggccgtgccagcaacttgagggttgcaggttcgatccccgcttgcgccatcctagtcactgccgttgtgtccttgggcaagacactttacccacctgctcccagtgccacccacactggtttaaacgtaacttagatattgggtttcactatgtaaagcgctttgagtcactagagaaaaagcgctatataaatataattcacttcacttcacgtgaGGCCAAATCTCATGTACAGTTCACTCTGCCCCAAGGTTATGAAATGTTCTCCTTTACAACCCTAACAATCCTCAATCATCGCCATCTTGGCTATGTAGCAAAAGAGGAGGGACTAAATAAGAGCGGTTGCAATTTACAAATAAGAGGAAGCTGATAAATATTGCGTAATTTCTGGTAAgaaaaataagtgtttattaacttttaccagaagtgtagatagaagcaTGTGTTAACAGAAAATAATCAGCCATCAGTACTAGTTAACAAGTATGATtaaaatagttttgagaaaataatacaactggaaattaggcaatatgtcactgcatacatcagcagccaaattaggagcatgTGTAACCCGTTTAAAATAGTTATATACTAAATATATTGTGATGTATATCTTTATTGCAGGAGGGTGCAGTATTTATCGCAATGTaagttttaggccatattgcccatccctacACTACAAGTGCACTGTATATGCGCAAATGGAAAGATACAAAAACATTTTCCTGCATCTTGTTTAATATGGTTTGTCATTCCTGACAATAAGAAGTGTTTAAACGTACTCTCCATCTCGTCACGTTTCAGTGCTGGCAGAAGACGCCATCAGAGCGGCTCTGTCGGACTACAGAATCAAACAAGACAAGGAGCAGAAGAGTGCCGACGTCAGCAGTTAATTTGTCACCATTAACCATCCATGAAAGGCTGGGGTGGGGTTCCTCGGGGATGTCAGAAGTGATTATGTCATCACAGGATTGTACAGGAAGATTCAGCTCAAATAGTCTAAAAATATGTACTAATTTCTTTTTTTGGCTATAATTTTAACAAATACATATTTGTGTTTATGATGCTACTATTATTCCCATATCTACCAAATAAATGAATAGAAAAATactagtgttgtttttttgtttttctgacCAAATGAAGGGAAATGATGCAGATGTTGCAATTAGAGTATTTTCACAGTTCTACTCTCAATATTGATTTTGGTtggaaggacaatgcaggtaaagGTCACATGAAATCATGAACTTATAAGTGAACCATCAAAATGTGCCTGCTTCAAATATTTTGCATATAAAATGTATCAAATACAAACATCGTatacattattatatttataaaaataaaaggtAATTACACTACAAAAACATTGCAAAGTAGAATATTCCctgcaaaccattttttttatgtcatttcaTACTGTgccattttgaacattttttaaataactcCCACCATAGAGAAGGGGGTCCACATTTTTTTCCACTGCGGGCCACTTACAGAAAATGTAATTGTATTtataaaagaattaaaaaaattatatactgtacatataaagaCAAACTTTGTCTtagtttttttagcttttttcctTTACATTGTGCCTTTTTGCTCGATTTTTTTCCATCTTCGCTGTTTTGTGTTGaattttatttctacaatgtgaCATGGGCCAATAGAAAATGTAAGTTCATAGCGGTGAATTTTGAACGTTTAATGCACCCCATAGTTGCTGAACCAATTCCTTTTTGGTCACATTAAAAAATGCATTTCATGTTTTGTCATTACAAGTCCCTAATAGAGTGATGCTTCTCAATAAATGTCAGTATTGTGCAAAAAGGGAACTTCTTCCAAGCGTTCAATAAAGACCAGAAAATCATTTGAAAAAGTTGATTAGAGATGTTCAAGAGGTGCCACTCTGCTggaatttaaaaatatttctggAAAAtttagcaaatatttttttgtaaaataagacTTGAAGTATATTTAATTAGACACTGTCTGTATCAGTATTTTTCTACCACTGTGctagtgccgtgagatattgtctggtgtgccgtgggaaattatgcaactttacctaattggtccaaaaaatattttttgcaaatcaataactataaactgcaaataatgtgccgttgcttagtgtctgtgctgtgtaaaactcggcagggtaaccacgtaatactccatgtcagtaggtggcagcaggtagttaattgctttgtaaaagtcggaatgtgtcaggtgagacgaggatggtttgttgtgatcccaatatgcagacggcagcgtgcaggtaaaaaggtatgtaatgcttaaaccaaaaatgaacaaaagggaaacgaaaaggcaatggctatgcaaaaatgaaagtaaaactgaactggctacaaagtaaacagaaacagaatgctggatgacagcaaaaacttacggcgtccacaaaggacatccgtacatgacatgaccatcaaccatgtccacacaaagaaggatcacaacaatgtaaatagccttgcttgctaacacaaagcaggtgcgcggaatagcgctcaaaggaagacatgaaactgctacgggGAAaccccaacaaaacaggaagggccaccaaaataacagcgcaagacaagaactaaagcattacacacaggaaaacaacgacctggtggagtttcatttttagcgttttctgctggtggtgtgcctgcggattttttaatgaaaaaaatgtgccttgcctcaataaagtttgaaaaacactggtttatatgtcatgtttttaagacaatatattgtacagtatattaataaaGCTACtgaaaatttaaaacaaaaataaatacaattctaaaaattcagcaaaatatttttccctccaaaaaagtatttacagtttgtatacagtatatatataaagctgTTGAAAATTCAAAATATTTCTGAAAATacagcaaaatattttttggtcCTAAAGAGGACACAATCTCTGAGTCGTATGTTTTTAAGACAATATAAGATATTCCTAAAGCTATTTCAAATCAAAAATATTTCTGAGAattcagcaaaaaaaaatttagccCCCAAAAAATTACTTGACACCATTTGTGTTTCatgtattatttgttattatgcATCATCATAAAATTATTAAATGTGGTAATAATtacttatatataaataaatatttatatacaatatttttaatgaaaaacccATGCATTAAAGCATTAACAGTCCTAATTTGATGTGACTTGTGTCTTTTTTGCAGCtcattaaataaacataatatcaAGGGAGACCAAACATATTGTTCGAATAATTCAATACTTTAAGGGCCTCATCTACTAAAGgcttgtgtgtactaaaacacgtgcaaacttgattgcACGCACAAAGCTGATCCACTAAACTTGTGCACGTATGGTTACGTATGTAATATTAGACATatcatctattcagcaacatcattttataattgtatagctgctggaGGACCTAAGaggcaaacagcatcctcagggactcatcccacccaggtcaccactggcttgaactcttgccctcagggaggcgctgtaagaccatcaaagcaaggacaaatagactgaaaaacagtttctatcctggagctgttattgccctaaactccgcacttacctgaacactcaccactttattacttgcttacctctgatagagatctgctgtgcaatatgtttttaacattttattatgtttttaaattttaaaattgttttatttttgttgttgtcttaagactattttatgtaggtttgttttaaaagcactgagctggattgctgtccaattttgtggtttccatacaatgacaataaaggtattctgattctgattgaaacaaatttaattgatatgttttggtgtctgctggtgttttttttaaatgaaaaaaaccttcttgcaacatgcattttcttgcgccTGGAACATCCAAGAGCACGCCCACAGTTATTGCCAGCATCTCTCAGGGTGCACGGTCAGCACGCTAAAAAAGTGTGTTCCGTTGTCGATGcaccgcaggactgcttctaaaatgcccataaaaagtggtgcaTGTgtactgcatgtttgaaaacatagcaaaatgccacaggtaggagcatgataagatgaatgtgcagtaaatgagtatcTCCATGGTGAAGCCCAGAATCGTACACACAAAAACCTCATTCAAATAAGGcaatctgcaccacttttcaattgtacagACATAGTAGATCACATGCAAAACAGCCACTAATcgtatcccagcaggcacaagacgagACACTAAAACAACCTtgaaaacttgttgaattaggtcctgacattgagcaactcaaacataacgttgaaacaacaagctttttgacgacgtttaatcaatgttgggttccgacgttcatttgaccattgaattttggtcattttccaaccaatattctacaacgcaaatacaacattgaaacaacatgtgtttggacgtttattcaatgtcagattgtgatgttgatttgacctgtgaaatttggtcatttcccaaccaacgacgtggatccaacgttggacatcagcGTTGTCtccatttacaaatacaactattttgcagcgttgtttcaaagtcagttttaaaggacatgtacaaaacccaaaaccagtgaagttagcacgttgtgtaaatggtaaataaaaacagaatacaatgatttgcaaatccttttcaacctatattcaattgaatagactgcaaagacaagatacttaatgttcgaactggtaaactttgttattttttgcaaatattagctcatttggaatttgatggctgcaacgtgtttcaaaaaacctggcaaaaaagactgagaaagttgaggaatgctcctcaaacacttatttggaacatcccacaggtgaacaggctaattgggaacaggtgggtgccatgattgggtataaaagcagctttcacggaatgctcagtcatttacaaacaaggatggggcgagggtcaccactttgtgaacaaatgcgtgagcaaagtgTAGAACAGTTCTCAACGAGcttttgcaaagaatttagggatttcaccatctacggtccgtaatatcatcaaaaggttcagagaatctggagaaatcactgcatgtaagtggcaatgcctgtgaccttcgatccctgcatcaaaaagcgacatcagtgtgtaaaggatatcaccacatgggctcaggaacacttcagaaaaccactgacagtaactgcagttcgtcgctacatctgtaagtgcaagttaaaactttactatgcaaagcgaaagccatttatcaacaacacccagaaacgccgccggcttcactgggcccgagctcatctaagatggactgatgcaaagtggaaaagtgttctgtggtctgacgagtccacatttcaaattgtttttggaaactgtggacgttgtgtcctccggaccaaagaggaaaagaaccatccggattgttataggcgcaaacttcaaaagccagcatcagtgatggtatgggggtgtattagtgcccaagacatgggtaacttacacatttgtgaaggcgccattaatgctgaaaggtacatacaggttttggagcaacatatgttgccatccaagtgagATCTTTtttatggatgcccctgcttatttcagcaagacaatgccaaaccacattctgcacgtgttaccacATCATGGCATCatggtctcccattgaaaatgtgtatgaagcgtcaaataccacaacggagaccccggactgttgaacaacttaagctgtacatcaagcaagaatgggaaataattgcacctgaaaagcttcaaaaattggtctcctcagttcccaaacatttactgaatgttgttcaaaggaaaggccatgtaacacagtggtaaaaatacccctgtgccaactttgttgcactgtgttgctgccattaaattctaagttaatgattatttgcaaaaaaaaaatacgtttctcagttggaacattaaatatcttgtctttgcagtctatccaattgaatataagttgaaaaggatttgcaaatcatcgtattctgtttttatttaccatttacaaaaagtgccaacttcactggttttgggttttgtacaaatatGTAAAATGACCTCATTATTACTGCCttgtattattacacaattgcatatgcatttgataacttgctttgaaattataAGTCAAGGTGAAAAATAGATATTTAAACACGTATATTTGCTAACAGGTAGCAGAGGAGTGTCCAAACTGCGGCGAGACgtcacaagtttaaaaaaataatctgaaCAGCTGGGCGGCTCCTTTGACATAtctgacagtattattgtttcaACAATACCGCCAACATGTGGACATTATGAGTAATTCAATTTGATGACCATGAATTGTACATGAAAGGTCACAGCACAGCATTTTTATATATGACCCAATACAAATATCCGTTCCCACTCACGGTGCTAATaaacaacaagtcaacacacatgctcccacataacacaacctgttcACACACAACTGACTGGGTATTATTAAAAATGTCCAGGCACAACACATAGTTCAAAATTACAATCATTTAAGTCTCCtgtaatgcatgatgggaaaatgcaaaactttCTCCTCATGTATTCaggtttggcgcattttagctgtttgatatttctgattgattacaaaactttaaggaggagaAGTAAACAAGGGAGGAGTTGAACttatgtgaaaaaatatatttaaaaaaaaagataataaaaaaaattaataattatatatatatatatatatatatatatatatatatatatatatatatgtatatatatatatatatatatatatatatatatacatatatatatatatatatatatatatatatatatatatatatatatatatatatatatatatatatatatatattaatttttttattatctttttttttttaatatatttttttatttgctggCTGcatgtaacatatatatatatatatatatatatatatatatatatatatatatatatatatatatatatgtatatatatatatatatatatatatatatatatatatatatatatatatatgtatatatatatatatatatatatatataattattactttttttattatctttttttttttaatatttttttttttgctggctgcttgtaaagtaacaatatatatatatatatatatatatatatatatatatatatatatatatatattaaaaaaatacatttaaaaaaaaagataataaaaaaagtaataattttatatatatatatatatatatatatatatatatatatatatatgtacatgtatatatatatatatatatatatatatatatatgtatatatatatttatatatatatatatatttttttttaatatatatatatatattgttactttacatgcagccaGCTTTCGGCTCtcggatatttaaaaaaacatgatttttttatcattatttgaTCTGCACACCTCTTTCTGtctttgcatcctggggtcacaactTTTGACACATGCAAGTTTCCCACATATGCAATTGTATTTAGTAATTTGTTCCTTCAaaattgaaaatacaaaaaattacaaatatatttagccagaaagatgaagtgctttattgacGCACGTTATTTGGAGTGTTTCGCGGACCCCTataattgatgtggcgggccagatctggccccaggTCCTTGACTTCGGCACATGTGCGTGATCCTATTCATTCAAATTGTTGGAACCATTTAATGTCTGTTTTCTTATGCATCTGCTATTAAATATACTATTTGTACAAGACCCGCCTGCACAATGTGATGCACTGCAGTCAAATACCACTGCAAACTATAAGCACAaagtacaataataaacattttgtcAAGTATTAATAGAAACATTTGCAGTATTAAGAGTGAGTATGGGATGTTGTGGCGtccatatttaaaaaacaacaaacactACAATCCACAGCTTTATTATACAGGAGTGAAGCGAAGAAACCCAAAAGCAGCGAGAAATGAAGGCACTCTTGCAGAAAAACTGAACCTTTCACATTTAGATGAAATACTTTGAGTTGTATTTAatcagtgaatgggtgaatgttgaaatagtgtcaaagcgctttgagtaccttgaaggtagaaaagcgctatacaagtataacccatttatcattatcatttaaacATCCACCGATAATACTGCATATTGACAAATATGTTGGCACTACTAAAATATGCCAAGAAGCACAGGAGCTTTGATAACAAATGATTACACATTGGTCATAAAAGCAAGGAAGATAATACACAATTAAGACCACGAAAGAAAAACATACTGTGCATGTATTTTCCATGAATGAAAATAATTGACTGTTTAATAACTGATCATTCAATATATTTGGTaactgtgaaaaatatagacattttaaaaatatatatgctaATGGTGACCTAAACTGGCCACTGGTTttcttgttaaacatttttttgtttgtttgttgtttagcaagttgcaaacagcccctttaaatgaTGTGTTTTGTGCAAAGGAAGAAACAtgcaaaatacataaaaaaatatataaaaaaagagagagaccataaatacataataaacacATACTGAAAGTGTGGATAAAGAAAGGTTGTTAAATGTAACCAAGTAAAAATGTCAAGTTTGGTTGTTACTTGTTGCACCGAATGATTCACGCTGTACATAAAGCAAAAGTGTCTTCAGATTGGATGTCATACAGCAGGACATTATAAGGAGTTTCCTCTGTCTTGGCAGGCATGTCTTTACATTTAAATGATTCATATTAATAGTAATATGGtatttatatgaaataaatacaatatataaataaatatacaatttaACTACCACCAGAAGTGTATGTATAAAATGTATCGtgtatatattaattattttCGCACCACTTTACTCCAGGATGCCATTGGACAATGTTAAAACATTGTTTATATTTGGAAAGCTTTttctaaaatattaa
The Nerophis lumbriciformis linkage group LG12, RoL_Nlum_v2.1, whole genome shotgun sequence DNA segment above includes these coding regions:
- the iscua gene encoding iron-sulfur cluster assembly enzyme ISCU, with protein sequence MAMALLKSSTLLLLNRRLLLNPLCSYHKKVVDHYENPRNVGSLDKKAKNVGTGLVGAPACGDVMKLQIEVDEKGKIVDAKFKTFGCGSAIASSSLATEWVKGKSVDEALRIKNTDIAKELSLPPVKLHCSMLAEDAIRAALSDYRIKQDKEQKSADVSS